A single Acropora palmata chromosome 5, jaAcrPala1.3, whole genome shotgun sequence DNA region contains:
- the LOC141881780 gene encoding protein CLP1 homolog isoform X2, giving the protein MRHLRRFFTSEHEHRLGRLLLKRLRKSLTLKEMENEQEKAPPEGRQQFKLEKDTELRLEIPEGKGKAELVLLHGQAEVFGTELIRNKRLTFNAGSKVAVYTWHGCTVEISGPPEWSYVSKETPMVMYLNLHMALEQMRQKVENTESDIGPRVMIVGPGDVGKSTLCQLMLNYAVRMGRRPVFVDLDVGQGYIGIPGSMGALLIERPADIEEGFPLQAPLVFHYGHVSPSPNEKLYNKISSAIAEITKQRFEQNKKAQVSGCIINTCGWVTGTGYRILVHAAEEFEVNVIVVLDQERTYNDLKKQFGNKVQIVHLPKSGGVVVRSQETRHSCRDDRVRAYFYGKKMNFYPHIFEVRFADIKIFKIGAPAVPDSCLPLGMSPDQNETKLVAVQPAMRLI; this is encoded by the exons ATGAGGCATTTGAGGAGATTTTTTACGTCTGAACATGAACATAGGCTCGGAAGACTCTTGCTGAAACGTCTCAGGAAATCATTGACCTTGAAGGAGATGGAAAACGAACAAGAAAAAGCGCCA CCTGAAGGAAGACAACAGTTCAAGCTTGAAAAGGACACAGAACTAAGGCTTGAGATTCCTGAGGGAAAAGGAAAAGCAGAACTTGTG CTCCTTCATGGTCAGGCTGAGGTGTTTGGTACTGAGTTGATAAGAAACAAGAGGCTTACATTCAATGCTGGATCAAAAGTTGCAGTATACACCTGGCATGGTTGTACTGTAGAGATATC TGGCCCTCCAGAATGGTCATATGTATCCAAGGAAACTCCAATGGTTATGTACCTCAATCTTCATATGGCTTTGGAACAGATGCGACAGAAAGTAGAAAACACCGAATCAGACATTGGGCCAAGG GTGATGATTGTTGGCCCAGGTGATGTTGGCAAATCCACCCTATGCCAGTTGATGTTGAATTATGCAGTTAGGATGGGAAGGAGGCCTGTGTTTGTGGATCTAGATGTAGGACAG GGTTACATTGGAATTCCTGGCAGTATGG GTGCATTGTTAATTGAAAGGCCAGCAGACATTGAAGAAG GTTTCCCATTGCAAGCTCCACTTGTGTTTCATTATGGACACGTGTCACCTAGTCCCAATGAAAAGTTATACAACAAAATATCAAGTGCAATAGCTGAGATCACCAAGCAGAGATTTGAACAGAATAAAAAAG CACAGGTAAGTGGCTGCATAATCAATACCTGTGGGTGGGTGACTGGAACTGGTTACAGAATCTTGGTTCATGCTGCTGAGGaatttgaag TTAATGTAATAGTTGTTCTGGATCAAGAAAGAACTTACAATGATCTCAAGAAGCAGTTTGGAAACAAAGTTCAGATTGTACATCTGCCAAAATCAGGAGGG GTAGTGGTGAGAAGTCAGGAAACAAGACACAGTTGCAGAGATGATAGAGTGCGTGCTTATTTTTATGgcaagaaaatgaatttttatccACACATTTTTGAAGTCAGATTTGCTGATATcaagatttttaaaataggAG CACCAGCTGTTCCTGATTCATGCCTTCCACTGGGGATGTCTCCTGATCAGAATGAGACTAAGCTGGTAGCAGTGCAACCAG CAATGAGGTTGATTTAG
- the LOC141881780 gene encoding protein CLP1 homolog isoform X1 codes for MRHLRRFFTSEHEHRLGRLLLKRLRKSLTLKEMENEQEKAPPEGRQQFKLEKDTELRLEIPEGKGKAELVLLHGQAEVFGTELIRNKRLTFNAGSKVAVYTWHGCTVEISGPPEWSYVSKETPMVMYLNLHMALEQMRQKVENTESDIGPRVMIVGPGDVGKSTLCQLMLNYAVRMGRRPVFVDLDVGQGYIGIPGSMGALLIERPADIEEGFPLQAPLVFHYGHVSPSPNEKLYNKISSAIAEITKQRFEQNKKAQVSGCIINTCGWVTGTGYRILVHAAEEFEVNVIVVLDQERTYNDLKKQFGNKVQIVHLPKSGGVVVRSQETRHSCRDDRVRAYFYGKKMNFYPHIFEVRFADIKIFKIGAPAVPDSCLPLGMSPDQNETKLVAVQPGRDLKHCVLALSAAESLEEDLVKTNIIGFVVVNEVDLDRQMMVVLSPAPRPLPRKFFLLSDVKFMDFK; via the exons ATGAGGCATTTGAGGAGATTTTTTACGTCTGAACATGAACATAGGCTCGGAAGACTCTTGCTGAAACGTCTCAGGAAATCATTGACCTTGAAGGAGATGGAAAACGAACAAGAAAAAGCGCCA CCTGAAGGAAGACAACAGTTCAAGCTTGAAAAGGACACAGAACTAAGGCTTGAGATTCCTGAGGGAAAAGGAAAAGCAGAACTTGTG CTCCTTCATGGTCAGGCTGAGGTGTTTGGTACTGAGTTGATAAGAAACAAGAGGCTTACATTCAATGCTGGATCAAAAGTTGCAGTATACACCTGGCATGGTTGTACTGTAGAGATATC TGGCCCTCCAGAATGGTCATATGTATCCAAGGAAACTCCAATGGTTATGTACCTCAATCTTCATATGGCTTTGGAACAGATGCGACAGAAAGTAGAAAACACCGAATCAGACATTGGGCCAAGG GTGATGATTGTTGGCCCAGGTGATGTTGGCAAATCCACCCTATGCCAGTTGATGTTGAATTATGCAGTTAGGATGGGAAGGAGGCCTGTGTTTGTGGATCTAGATGTAGGACAG GGTTACATTGGAATTCCTGGCAGTATGG GTGCATTGTTAATTGAAAGGCCAGCAGACATTGAAGAAG GTTTCCCATTGCAAGCTCCACTTGTGTTTCATTATGGACACGTGTCACCTAGTCCCAATGAAAAGTTATACAACAAAATATCAAGTGCAATAGCTGAGATCACCAAGCAGAGATTTGAACAGAATAAAAAAG CACAGGTAAGTGGCTGCATAATCAATACCTGTGGGTGGGTGACTGGAACTGGTTACAGAATCTTGGTTCATGCTGCTGAGGaatttgaag TTAATGTAATAGTTGTTCTGGATCAAGAAAGAACTTACAATGATCTCAAGAAGCAGTTTGGAAACAAAGTTCAGATTGTACATCTGCCAAAATCAGGAGGG GTAGTGGTGAGAAGTCAGGAAACAAGACACAGTTGCAGAGATGATAGAGTGCGTGCTTATTTTTATGgcaagaaaatgaatttttatccACACATTTTTGAAGTCAGATTTGCTGATATcaagatttttaaaataggAG CACCAGCTGTTCCTGATTCATGCCTTCCACTGGGGATGTCTCCTGATCAGAATGAGACTAAGCTGGTAGCAGTGCAACCAG GGCGTGACTTAAAGCATTGTGTGTTAGCCCTGAGTGCAGCAGAGTCATTAGAGGAAGACCTGGTTAAAACTAACATAATTGGCTTTGTTGTTGT CAATGAGGTTGATTTAGATCGTCAGATGATGGTGGTGTTATCCCCAGCTCCAAGACCTTTGCCAAGAAAGTTCTTCCTTCTAAGTGACGTGAAATTTATGGACTTCAAATGA
- the LOC141881781 gene encoding uncharacterized protein LOC141881781 yields MWSDSHNNGEPSQLSQASEVTYELFGVVKESLSQGDFDPFLEQNLQEKENYNSPCCVRSEAWPGMGCPLFVQGPPEDFSPPRSHVEADEQSSQESSPTYLSKSPVDNHQANVRSKSAVLNKIHHLESTSFAMDEEIQEQKQRNASLEKRIADGEEQFTQMNEQAASLKNQLQEMTNKHRKFEYKLDHQIQQLTEVIKEKKQNICEIKQDANMVQTLREDKDELRVEIEKLEQHLDDINLDIYWMDYRFMHDLDRMVIFPFWKLEEDLERALNGEDPTLYDEPGPPDREDDEGDGYDYEEDEVDDYEEEASTEDKKTYKSAERTFHNNSYQWSNATAMSDSCHSQGIETKVKSKSKLGKFLVNVFRGGNAAKKNQRNKDSKSRFVRWLTYAMSL; encoded by the exons ATGTGGAGCGATTCTCACAACAATGGCGAACCATCGCAGCTTTCCCAAGCCAGCGAAGTTACTTATGAGTTGTTTGGGGTGGTAAAAGAAAGTCTTTCCCAAGGTGATTTTGATCCCTTTTTGGAGCAGAACTtacaggaaaaagaaaactacaaTTCACCTTGTTGCGTTCGGTCCGAGGCTTGGCCTGGTATGGGGTGCCCCCTCTTTGTGCAGGGACCCCCAGAAGATTTCAGCCCACCAAGGAGCCACGTCGAAGCAGATGAACAGTCATCCCAAGAAAGTTCACCTACTTACTTGTCGAAAAGTCCTGTTGATAACCATCAAGCTAATGTTCGG AGTAAGAGTGCTGTTCTTAACAAAATACACCACCTGGAGTCCACAAGTTTCGCAATGGACGAGGAAATCCAGGAACAAAAACAGCGTAACGCCTCACTTGAGAAACGGATTGCTGACGGCGAAGAACAATTTACTCAAATGAACGAACAAGCTGCGAGCTTGAAAAACCAATTGCAAGAAATGACAAACAAGCACAGAAAATTCGAATACAAACTTGATCACCAAATCCAGCAGCTGACGGAGGTCATAAAggagaaaaagcaaaatatttgcGAGATTAAACAAGACGCGAACATGGTACAGACGCTGAGAGAAGACAAAGACGAGCTGAGAGTTGAGATAGAGAAGCTGGAACAACATCTCGATGATATCAACTTAGATATTTATTGGATGGATTATAGATTTATGCACGACTTAGACAGGATGGTAATATTTCCCTTTTGGAAATTAGAGGAGGATTTGGAAAGAGCTCTGAACGGAGAGGATCCAACGCTTTATGATGAACCAGGACCACCCGACAGAGAGGACGATGAGGGGGATGGGTACGATTATGAAGAGGATGAAGTTGATGATTATGAAGAAGAAGCAAGTACAGAAGACAAGAAAACATATAAG TCAGCAGAAAGAACTTTTCATAACAATAGCTACCAATGGTCAAATGCTACAGCAATGAGTGACAGCTGTCATTCACAAGGAATagaaacaaaagtgaaaagcaaaagcaaactTGGCAAGTTCCTTGTAAACGTATTTCGGGGTGGAAATGCAGCGAAAAAGAACCAACGGAACAAG gacAGTAAATCTCGTTTTGTGCGCTGGTTGACCTATGCTATGAGCCTTTAG
- the LOC141881784 gene encoding uncharacterized protein LOC141881784: MFGSLISPHAFLELFYKSSAGLHSFVTETVNNSLAKLLLGSQCILQEIQRLDTYREKLFNQLGIFLMTRWKLLVLMTIILCIFKLLRKTRKERQVQPASNIMTHLRLFKMIKNAHEPGSTADIVSLIEKHNIDINSKHSKSDSGLTLFLCACLSGNSSLISYMLRKGADVNSCTACKDSALHLASFCCTTQNVTDGLSIITLLFQAGCKINSRNWLGNTPLSIAASSGNCDLVRHLLALGGDKCICNNDGIYAMDFATNAGHLDAANLLALPVSNQHVWDTVEPHTPPRVKLGLQSPCKKHLVYSSFRRKRRDFCSRVK; this comes from the exons atgtttggaTCCCTCATCTCGCCTCACGCCTTCCTTGAGCTTTTCTACAAATCTTCTGCTGGTCTTCACAGCTTCGTGACTGAGACAGTAAACAATTCCCTGGCTAAGCTGTTGCTTGGTAGTCAGTGTATCCTTCAAGAGATCCAAAGGCTTGATACCTATAGAGAGAAATTGTTTAATCAGCTTGGTATTTTTCTCATGACAAGATGGAAACTTCTAGTTTTGATGACTATTATCCTCTGTATCTTCAAACTGCTTCGCAAAACAC gAAAGGAGAGACAAGTCCAGCCTGCAAGTAATATAATGACCCATTTACGGTTGTTTAAAATGATTAAA AATGCGCATGAGCCTGGAAGCACTGCAGATATTGTATCCCTCATAGAGAAGCATAATATTGATATAAACAGCAAACATTCCAAATCAGACTCTGGGTTAACTCTGTTTTTG TGTGCCTGTCTTAGTGGCAACAGCAGTCTGATTTCCTATATGTTGAGGAAAG GTGCAGATGTTAATTCTTGCACTGCTTGCAAAGACAGTGCTCTTCATCTTGCGAGCTTTTGCTGCACAACACAAAATGTGACAGATGGACTAAGCATTATCACTTTACTATTTCAAGCAG GATGCAAAATTAACTCCAGAAACTGGCTTGGTAATACTCCACTGTCTATTGCTGCCTCATCTGGAAACTGTGACCTTGTTCGCCACCTTTTGGCTTTAG GTGGTGATAAATGTATTTGCAACAATGATGGAATTTACGCCATGGATTTTGCGACAAACGCTG GTCACCTTGatgctgcaaatttattgGCTCTTCCTGTCTCCAACCAACACGTGTGGGACACAGTGGAACCACATACCCCACCTAGAGTCAAGCTAGGGCTTCAGAGTCCTTGTAAGAAGCATCTGGTGTATTCTTCATTCCGGAGAAAACGGAGGGATTTCTGCTCACGCGTTAAGTAA
- the LOC141882429 gene encoding pyridoxine/pyridoxamine 5'-phosphate oxidase-like — translation MQFDAWFKEATTAEDIGEPNLMVLTTCGRECRPRARIVYLRGYDETGFRFHTNYASLKGQQLVTLNSTLLISLIVQHCFMRFSYTQDSSTDLRNLYFQKENPYACLLFFWGPLHRQVIIEGKVEKLTEKENEKQFHTSPRYHQIADLVSFNQSSVIASREVLDDKEAKLKEEYADIEKVIPKPYYSGGFKLVPHQVEFWQGRPNRLHDRFVFRKPGQHEVIDENLTKPGTNGWVYERLAP, via the exons ATGCAGTTTGATGCTTGGTTTAAAGAAGCCACAACTGCGGAAGATATAGGAGAACCTAACCTTATGGTGCTTACTACATGTGGAAG GGAGTGCCGACCAAGAGCAAGAATTGTTTATCTGAGGGGGTATGATGAGACAGGGTTTAGGTTTCACACCAATTATGCCAGTTTAAAAGGACAGCAATTGGTGACTTTAAACAGCACCCTCCTGATTTCACTGATAGTCCA ACATTGTTTCATGAGGTTTAGCTATACGCAAGACTCGTCCACTGACCTTAGGAATCTTTATTTTCAGAAGGAGAATCCTTACGCCTGCTTGTTATTTTTCTGGGGTCCGTTGCACCGTCAG GTCATAATTGAAGGAAAGGTGGAAAAATTGacagaaaaggaaaacgaGAAGCAGTTCCATACCAGTCCAAGATACCACCAGATCGCAGATTTAGTGAGCTTTAATCAGAGCTCGGTAATCGCAAGTAGAGAG GTTTTGGATGATAAAGAGGcaaaactaaaagaagaaTATGCTGATATAGAGAAAGTGATTCCCAAGCCATATTATAG CGGTGGTTTTAAACTTGTACCTCATCAAGTAGAGTTCTGGCAGGGACGACCAAACAGACTTCATGACCGCTTTGTTTTTCGCAAACCTGGACAGCATGAAGTAATAGACGAGAATTTGACAAAGCCAGGAACAAATGGATGGGTTTATGAGAGACTCGCGCCGTGA
- the LOC141881785 gene encoding pyridoxine/pyridoxamine 5'-phosphate oxidase-like produces the protein MIRLVLSFRFSPNSSTLFRWKTVNRFLRIEVGKMMRKEDVAAMRIDYKTPTFDDSCLVAKEPFMQFDAWFKEARTAEGIGEANAMVLTTCGRDCRPRARVVLLKGYDETGFTFYTNYSSKKGQQLNDNPYACLLFYWHPLHRQIRIEGRVEKLPEKESERYFHSRPRPSQIGALVSNNQSSVIASREILQEKETKLKEEYADETKVIPKPDYWGGFKVVPDQVEFWQGQSSRLHDRLVFRKPGEDEVIDENFTKNGTGGWVYERLAP, from the exons ATGATAAGGCTTGTGTTGTCATTCCGTTTTTCGCCAAACAGCAGTACATTGTTTCGTTGGAAAACTGTGAACAGGTTCTTAAGGATTGAAGTCGGAAAAATGATGCGAAAAGAAGATGTGGCTGCCATGCGAATTGATTACAAAACGCCAACCTTTGATGATAGTTGCCTTGTAGCCAAAGAACCCTTTATGCAGTTCGATGCATGGTTTAAGGAAGCCAGAACTGCTGAAGGGATAGGAGAAGCTAATGCTATGGTGCTTACTACCTGTGGAAG AGATTGCCGGCCAAGAGCAagagttgttttgttaaaGGGCTATGATGAGACAGGATTTACTTTTTACACAAATTATTCCAGCAAAAAGGGACAGCAATTG AATGACAACCCATATGCCTGCTTGCTGTTTTACTGGCATCCTTTGCACCGACAG ATTAGGATAGAAGGAAGAGTGGAAAAACTGCCAGAGAAAGAAAGTGAGAGGTATTTTCATTCCCGTCCACGACCAAGTCAAATTGGAGCTCTCGTAAGCAACAACCAGAGCTCTGTAATTGCAAGCAGAGAG ATTTTGCAAGAGAAAGAGACCAAACTCAAGGAAGAATATGCTGATGAAACAAAAGTGATCCCTAAGCCAGATTATTG GGGCGGTTTCAAAGTAGTACCAGATCAAGTGGAATTCTGGCAGGGACAGTCTAGCAGACTTCATGACCGGCTTGTTTTTCGCAAACCTGGAGAGGATGAAGTTATTGATGAGAATTTTACCAAGAATGGAACAGGTGGATGGGTTTATGAGAGACTTGCACCATAA